The DNA window CCGACCTTTTTTATCACATCCCAAAATTTCTGAAATACAGAACAACGCTGTAGTCTTGCACCTACACaggtaaaagaaaaaaattcaaataagagAAACATTACAGACAACAAATAGGGTTGATAAGTGAAGAGAAAAAAATGGTTTGAAGAATTGTTCATTGATATGATATGACTATAGCAAGGTATATATCACCTTCTGTTTGAATTGACTTATTTGACTGTTTGGGAGAATTTATAGAAACAATTTAGGATTCGTTCATAAAGTGTGCTCACTTTTCAGCTTATCTCCATAAGTTCAATAAAAATAGCTCATAGCTTATATGAAAACAGTTTAACTTACATGGTGTTACCTCATTACGAATCTAGAAGAAGTGAtgtgcaagaaagaagagaagaaacttCATCTTCTGTTGCCATCCCAAAGCCCTGCCATCTTATCCTACCAAAATTATCTAGTAGGAAGACGTACCTGTGAActtaatgttaaaaaatgtactaCACATAGCTTCATTGGGTAAAATGATGAATTGTATAAGCAAAAGTAAAAGCTTTTATACCCAGTGAGGAGATTCTCTAAGTTTAGTTCTTTTCTGAAATAATAGTGGTCGCCAAATGAATACACCATTTTCCCTTCAAGTGTATCCTTGTTTTCATTTTGATTAGGTTTCTTGATAGTCCACAGAAGGAAGTGTTTTATAGGAGGTAGACATAAAAACCATGAATCTATAAATGATACCTGATAGACAATGCAAAAGGTGGTTAATATTTCGCACTCAATGATGAGAAAATGCATAAAATCTGAACAACAAATATTACCTTATATAAATGAACATCTTTTGAGTTACTAAATGTTTTAGAAAAAGGCACGCTCCAGGAATCGATCATTTTCTGTCAACAGTAAATCAAAACCAATACAAATAATTGTTAATGAAATGCCAAACATCACAAGGAACAACATAGTACAATTCTTTTATCGCTTTTAAGCCATGATCAATTACCTCGGAATATCCTCGGAATGAAAGACAAACCAAAGATGCCTTTGGGACAGATGATTTGTCGGAATCAACTGCAGTATCAGAAATACGAATTGGAAGCTTCATTGTTTTACCATCTGGGAAGCTGACTTTGATATCAGGAAATTTCACAGCACTCATTGCCGGTATAATCACTTTATTAGCTACAGAAACCTGCAGGACACAAATACCGATAAATATGGCATACTGTTATCTGGTACACCTAAGACGCACTTCCAGTCTAACAACTCACCACTGTCACTGGCTAACTAGACAATGATGTGCATGAATtgaccaaaataaaatcaaaataacataCAACTAATTGCTGCTCAGGGGGGTTCTCATGGTTTTGTTTATAGGCTTTGTAAAGCTTTATGCAGCCTCACGCAAAGTCCTAGAACGTGATTTGGTAGATTCAGTTCAGGACTTTGGCATAGTCTGCAGCGAAGGCAATCATTTGGTGTTTTATAGACATTATTCTACTAACCACTGCATTTATCTTGTTTATATGGATGTCATTGTGATTACAAGAGATAATCATATTGGTATTCAAGACTTCAAGAGGCATTTGTTTCGGCACTTCCAAACCAAAGACTTGTTCCAACTAAAATATTTTGGAATTGAAATAGCTCAGTTTACAAGAGGTGTTGGCATCTCTCTGAGGAAGTATGCAATTGACATTTTGGAAGAGACCCATATGTTAGATTGTAAGCCCATCTACACGCTCAAGGTAGTTAAAATCGAGATTTTACGCAAAATCGGAAAGGAGAAGTACAATCGTAAATTGTGGAATCGTAACACTAATTGTAAGTTGAACTGCCTTACTGAAACTAGACCTGACATATCCTTTGTTGCCACTTGCCACTGTTGTGAGTCAGATCCTTAATTCTGCTTGTGATAGATCCAGTGCAGAGACAGAAAATCAAGTTATGGCTCTTACTACGTACATGTGAGCTTATTTGATCGAAACAACTTTCTTTACGAAAATGGTTTGACTTTATTTTATGCATTGTTATAGAAACATTATACACATAAACACTAATATAATAACATTGATAAACCCTTGTGCTATAACCGCCTAATTAAATTGTTTATCTAAACAGGTCAAACTATTAAACAATCAAAGAAACAGTTCTTTGCTACTAACAAACTGAATCCAACCAAACCTATCGAGCACCAACACATTCATGATTAGCTTCAACTTATTAATCTTCATAAACTATTTCCAGTGTCAACGTGTTAGTGTCTGTGCTTCGGTTAAACCAAACACCAAACAGACTATCATAGAACAACAATACCTTACCGCCATGTTGCTTGATCTCGGCCAAATCAGCAACATAACCCCTCTTCATTTCATCATTTCTGCACAAAACCCCATCAACTACATCACTAAATCAACACTACACTCCATcaaattacataacaacaactcaacaaaaacaaataaactcACATTCGAGCTCGCTCCTTCGCAATTTCTTCCTTATTGCTAAACTGCAAACCCATCAccaatattttgttaaaaaacaaaaaacaaaattttgattaaaaaaacttaaaaattcaatttttagaaCATTTTGTTGTACCCATCAAAAGAAAAGCGTGTGAGAGAGTGAGAGATGGACCTGGGGCCAATCAAGGAAGCGTTTGGGGGTGAGGCGAGATAAATGATGAGAAGGGAGTGAATGATGGAGATTATCAGGTTGCGTGGTGGGTATAGAAGGCGAAATTGAAACTCTGAGATAGGAACGTCGTCGTATGGATTGCTTCAAAGCTTGCATTTTGATGTGAATGCGTTGATTTTGTTACTTCGTCGTCTTCGTTTACACTAGGACCTGTGTTTGTAACTAGTGTAACTCCATCTTTAGGTTAGGAACCTATTTTAAagttatttgattttttgaataacAATTGAATTAAAATTGCAAATGGGCccacaaattattatttttgtcaaattaataataatttattttcataaatgttTAAGAActcttttttgaaaaaattaaaaataatatttttgtttgcaaATCACATCTCATAATTATATGTAAATTTTTAGGAGTTATTGtcatttgatattcataaaaatatataaaattggcAAAGAGAGGACGTGCATTACAAATTTACAATATATAAAGCATAAGAAAATCAACTTTTCTCCACACACATTACACGACATATAGGTTATACGATGTTTATCTACTATTGTTTATCAAACACATTCACTTTGATTTGtaattactaatttatttttagttttaattgttTGTACCTCTTTTCATTATATATTTTAAGGGGTGATGTTAACATGTgaccttagggcacatgttaaggatactatgattattattagaaaaagttaaatgtaattaaatgtaataaaatcatatttaaagtttcgatacattaaATACACGCGTTTCAAgataatatttctataaatagtttattaacttgtgacacatgttagcttttcccataTTTTAATGGTGTTTATAATataactatattttttatttgaaaattgtTAGTGGGTCAAAAAGTCAAAAAGATCGACATAATACAAAAATGTCAAACGAACATACAAATTTTCATCACGAGGCTGCATAACGGAGTTAAGCAACAGTCTTCTACGGTGTACATCACGCCTATCAAAAAGGACTTTACGAGTAACAATATATAAGCTTAGTTATACGTCATAACACACACAATTCACCTACTCTTGCAAGTGACATTTCTCTAGCCTCACTAACACAAACATTTAAGTGCTAACTTTGTAAGTACACTTTCGCTCCACCTATCAGAGATTTAATCTCATTATAGTTGAGAGCTTCTACGACAACTTTCTTTCTTCATCATATTATTAAtcttattttgttattatttacatttataagttatttgttaaattatgtaaaaaaagtactaatattaattattaattaaattttattaataatgatTTTGGATGTTTTTAGAAATACTCTTTCAATAGGGGTGTCCAAAAATATCCTGACAAAACTATATTAATTATGTTTGAGTTATGTGTACAGTGTACTTAATATGATCCTTCTGAAACATTTTTTTATCGAAAGGGTTCTTCTAAAAAACATCGCAAAAGATTGaatcaaaaactaaaaaaaggatttttctaaaaaaatatgtGAGAATAAAGTTtcctaaaaaagaaaattatagaaTATTTTAGGTTCCGTGAGATGAGAAAtgttagcaacactctctttttaacactctctccaacactcacttttttattggCTGAAACATGTGCGGATCCTAGCATTTTATGTGGGATCCATTTCCAAAGTAAGGGACCCACACGTGATTTAACCAATAATTAAgtgagtgttgaaaagagagtgttgctagcactcctctcCGTGAGATATATGGAGTGGAATGAGAATTTCCGTAACCCTATGTAACATAAAAGACCAACTAAAATAAAATTTGGAAATTGATATCCTAACCCTATGTGTTTGAGTTCCATGATGAtaagtgtttggtaaaatcaTAGACCCACTATGACGTTCTCTTGCAAGGATCTCTTAGCACACGATGGCTCTACACTTTTGGTGATTTACAAACTGTCGACGCTACTGCTTCTCTCTCTATTAACTTTCTCACTTATAAAACTTATCAATCTTCTCAAAATAACATTGCATCAACTATGGGACCTTCATTATATACTGTTTGGCACAAAAATTAGGACATCTCTATCACGAAGTTGCATAGGAAAAGTGCATAAAATTCCTAGTTGCCTATCTCACTCAGTTTATTATATTCCTTTTGATTTATTGTTTGCAGATGTATGGTGACCAACTCCTACGATTTCTTCCTCTGGTATAAATATCGACCTACTTGTGTAGATGTTTGTACTAAACACAtctaagtgttttcacttgaataaaataaaaaaaatcgtaTGTGTTCATCTCTTTCACAGACTTCATCACTGTTGTTGAATAACTAGGGAGAAAGTAGTGCAGATAATGGTGGAGAATTCCAGGCTCTCACACAGGCATAGCCCACAGACAAATTTGTCCACACACACACATCACCAAAATAGCTATGATAGAAATATGCTTCACACTTCTTGCACATGCTACACCCCTCAAAGATAAACTACATGTTTTAGACAGGTCATCTCTTCAAAAAGGATGATCATGCCTTTGAAAGAGAGATAATAGTGTATATGCTAGTGTAGTCTAGCCAAACAATCCTTATGCATGAGTTGTGTAACAAACTTTCTCAAAATTACAAAATAACAGAATATGCAAAATCTCTCCCTCTTCTTTGATTTCTCTTGGCAATTTCTTAACATGTACCTAAGTTTACTGCATTATTGTAGTTATATACCGTTATCAAGTCTGACAATTCTTCTTGCAATTATTTTTGCTAATTAAAAAATTGCAATAATGCAAGGAATATATATAATAGGCATGTAAGAAACAACACTTATTAACATTTCTTCATAAATGGTTCGAATGTTCGATGTACATATTCTATAAAACCCCAAGCTCTGTCTTatcaaatcatttttttttttatcaatgtcCATCTACATTTAGGAAAAAAAAATTAGTTCTATATTTTGTACATCCTTACGAACTACCAGTAATGAAGAGACTTTATAGCAATTATTTTCACTTATCATTGTAAATTAAAGGTCCAAGCCCACCAACATACAATTCTCACGAGCAATATATTCTTGACATCCATTTTCACTAATGTAAACCCTTTGTGATACAACAAAATACTATTCTGATCTTAGAATCTAATTTAGCTCCAATTTACATTTTTGCATATGCAAATGTGTGGACGCACTTTCTTAACCTTAGTCGCATTCAAAATACGAATGTGCGAGATTAGATATCAATTAGCCTATTATTAGTGCATCAATGCTAGAAACGACACAGATGGAATAACAGGGTGATACTCAAAAGCcactataaattataaaaatccaATCACTCTTTCACATGACCAACTCAACCAAGTTCATGTTTAAAAGCCATATCATCATGATCTCATGTGAAAACCCACATTAGTAGCAACTGCTTGGCAGAATATCCACCCTAACATTGGAATTTGGAAACAGCTCTGAATGTCTTACTGTTAGGCTGAATTACTGAACATAGCATCATTGATTCTGTCGATACCAATATCAGATATGGGATCAATGGGCTTCTCATCCCCCTCTTCTGAAAAATCATGACTCAAAGGGTCCCTGCTGAATTCATCTGAACGAAGAGATGTCAAAATCAGTTATCAAAAAACTTGAACTCACAAATTCACTTGGGCCTAAGTGATAGCACAGTTTTGAGAAAAGAATAACCGAAAGGAAATTCTCCAATGCTAAAAATAACATAACTTAGATGGAGAGGACCCCCCGAACACAATTTTTTTATgcagataaataaataaactattcACATGTGCAAGATGCGTAGGAAGTAATCTAGCAATCAGAATTAATCACACCCGAATCGCTAAAAAATCTGCATTTAACTCACCATAAACTGTATTTATGGATGCAGGAGAAGGTGTTGACATGAAGTTAAGGCCAATGTAGAATGCCAACATTAATACAATGGTCACCATCACATATGTTGGTACCGCCAAAGCCCAGTATCTGAAATGCATAAGTAATTTTCAATCAATTGTCATAAACAGTTGAAATTACAATGTCATTCCATATGTTTTAGCTTATTTCCCAGCTTAATATTTAGCAATTCAAAGTAATCTTCTTGTTTTTGTGCACTCAAACAATTACACAGGAGCTCCATAGTTGTTAAAGCTTCAATCGATAACAGGAATTAAGTTGTCTAACCTGCTAGGATAATAGGATATGCCAATAAAATGTAGCCATGATTCTGGAACATATGCCCATACCAAGAAAATAACTATTCACAGAGAAAAAACAACAGAAAATCAGAGAAGTTAGATCAAGATGAGAGAATCCATGGTTTCAACATTTTGGGGATTTTCAGCAAATAAACGAAAAGAAAGAAGACCTGTAGCAACAACGGTGGTTATAGATCCGACGAAACCGTAAACTTCAGAAGGCTTAGGGCCATGATCAGCTGATAAACCAGAGGCGGAGTTGTTATTGTTATCGGAATCGAGAAATGACACAGTTGCCCTCCGTTGTCTTGATAGACTCAGTGTTCTTCTTGGACTGTTCACAGACTGAGGACTCTCCATCGCATCGCATCCCTTCAATTACAACATTTTTTGCGGCATTCACGGTGGCGGCGGTCTGGACCAGATCGAAAATCCGCTGACCCAATTGTCCGAGAAGAAAGAAACTTCACCGACACGAAAGGGTTGTTGTGAAAAATCGAAGCTTTAGAGAGAGTATGACCTGTGTAGGAAAAGGGTTCAGGTAGATCTTGATGGAGAGTGTGAAAGAGGGAAAAACAAACGAGTGTTGAAAACCCCAATTGCAACCCTTAATTGAGGAACGAAAAGGGTATTTCGGTAATtcacaaataatatttttgtaaaataatttttatttttatttttcatataaaattaattgtattttttaatacGTGAAAATAGCATTCAATGAAAAATTGAGAGAACATtgtttaagaaataaaaaaagatgACTAGTATAAAAATAATGATATATTACTTTGTCAaatattttgatgattttttaaGTTGAAGTTAAAAAATATGTCTCAAAAatatagaaattaaaaaaaattagaatttaattggaaTGCACTGACATTGTAAGGAATTTTACATCGTCTTGTTATAagtatttgacttttattttaattttttttaaataatataattgagtgaTTGTGATACATTGATAGTGTAACAAAATTTACACTGACATTGAATAGCAATTAaacttttataaaattattataaaaataatatattcattAGTAATGGTGAGAATAGCTTCAAAAGCAACCATACTTTTCATACTAGCCAAGGTAGCAGCCTTTTGCATCAGAAACTTAACAGTCAACCCAAGAATTTCTCCTTTAGTCACAAGGTGAGCTTCAATCTCCGCTTTCCTCAAGTGCACAACATCACCAATAACATGAGTTTTGGGAATCTCCTCCAAAAAATTGAAAGGTATCTGATATGAGACAAGTAACCATATCtgataagaatactcctccaagaTGGTTGCAAGCTAATAGTCAAGAATAGGGAAACACTGATACGTCAAATCATAAAACTATACCAGAGTCTCTAAAATCCCATATTCAACATCAGTGTTCAACAATGTCAGAAGTCTTCCATAACATCTTTGAAATTAGAAGGACTAGCCACTAAAGATTCTAGCTTTCTCAACTCTGTCAACTCGGGGCGTTTGAAATGAAACTGACGAATGTTTCTCCATCCATAATCCATGTCAAATTACCTGGGACATTTGCAAGTAAAgttcttaagttccttgaaaactagGGAAAAAGACTTcatgaatgcatggatgtatgATTATGCTACAATCACAAACAAGGTGGGTTTAAAGGTTCGAGATCACAAGCATTGAGTCAGGTGGACAGGTTAACAACCATCTCACAAGGTGTGTACTAGAGTCTTGGATAACCTGCACAGTAATCGGGTTTTAAGAAAGTTCTCAAAGTCACGGATCCATCTTACAGATATTACCGGTTTAGTGGCTGATCATAAACCAATAATATTTCTCAGAGAACCTCATCTGAGTGTAGTATCGTGTATGAACCAAATTAGGCTTGCGCCTAGATGGTCACCACATTATGTCCTAAAAGGCCAAGAGGGGTTACAAATGTTCTAAAGGTCTCTAGGAATCATAGGCTCCTAGCTCGAAAGAAATAACGCCAGTATGACTGCTCGTAAGACATCAATCACTTTCCAAGGGGTCTCATCTGAGTAGAGGATCTCAAGTCAACCAAACGAGGCATACACCTAGAAAATCAAACAAGACTATACCACCACCTTAATCTTAAGTGCACTCAAGTCCAGGTAGAGGACTTTTCCTCACTACACAAAGATCATCAAGCACCCAAAaagaaaacagaaaaataaataataaggaaTAACATAAACTCAGATAAACAAATTAGGCTTAATCCGCTTAGGATGTGAATTGTACCCAGCAGAGTTGCCAAGCTATCGCGGCGAAAACAttgagattaagctattgattaacttaacttgCAAAGCAAGAGTCACCGCCagactttattgtttccaaaggaaagagATAATATCGATAAAatacaacaaaagaaaagatctAGATATAAGGGTTGGTTATGCAATGGGgaggtattaacacccctcacatttgtggtactccacatgaaccttttgaaaatctgcaTTTTTAGGCTAAAGCGGCATGCTTGTAAAAAGATTGAGGTGATaagaaaagaaatgttttttattattttttgtgtgcTCGACAAGACGTTGCATCatgtgcctacataccccttttatgcaatagagaagtcagagcatttgtagttatGCTAAAAAAGAACCACAAaagtttgtttgtttgattttaataGAACATACATTTTTTCGTCTTTCAGTGGAAAAGACTATTTGTCATCCACAAGTATGAGGGAATGTGTATTTGCATCATCTTGATATGGAGAAATTTACTTGGACTTTCTCACAAGCATGTCTCAACATTCTGGTGGAAAATATCAACAACTTCATCATCAACTCTTAGGGGCTTAGGGTTTGTATCACTTCAAAAATTGACTAATGCTTTCCtttcttaaaaggttttaaaagaaaaagtgCACAGAGGGCACAAAAATAAAGTTTGATGagttttattctttttaaaaattttaaagtgtttgaatatgcttaagtgttttagcatttatttaagaaaaatattgttacgatcacttgacaaagtcaaggtttattaTGACTATTCGAAGTTGGGAAACAAGAAATTTCAAAAAagggagaagttttgaaaattaaagaagtgaGAGGAGATGAAGAGACTATACTAAAGTATAAAGATAAAGGACAAGAAAAAAAGATCTTATTGTAAGGTAGTCCAAGAAAAAGCCTTTGTGTGTGCAAGTGAACTAACCACAAGATGGAGCAAGCATTGGCATTGTTCAAAAATgagcactcatttccctttggatttAGCCACAAAATAAGCAACAAGCAAGAAAGCAAGCAAGCAAAGCATGTGATCATATAAATCCAACAACTTCAGATGAAATCCAAGTATTAGATGAACCAAGACCACAAAGCATCAGATGAACATTAACATTAGAAAACATCAGATGAACATTAAGATTACAAAACATCAGATGAAGTCCCAAGTTTCCATGCCAAGATCAAAAGTTTGTCAGACTAAGGCCAAGTCTTGTTTTGAAAGTCCAAGGTCCAAATGAATTCTCAAGGTCTCACATACAACAAACTCCAAGCAAGGGAAATACTATCCTAAGTCCAAAAGTCCAAGATACTCCTTAAGCATGGGATAGTAACATCAAGTCCACACAATTATTAAGCCCATTTTTTAGGATTTTGccatttttagatgtttttggtctttttataagaaaatagaaaacaataaagACAATAAGCATAAACATAATGACAAGTAATAAATAACATGAATGTAAATGGCATAATGTAAAGAGCATTAAAGTAAAGGTGCATAAAAGTAAAGTTAGCACAATTATAAGTCAAGTTAGTATTAATGATGGAATCAACCAAATGGGAGAaatttagcgctatgttaagAGATCGTAAGTGTATTTATGTAGAAGTAGCACCTATACAAGGTCGTCAATAGCAATTTATGTGTCATACATGTTAGAAAAATGATAAGAATCATTCTCTTAAAACATCTTACACAagtcaaaacaaaagaaaaagaagaaagagatgaagaaataGAAAGTTGATCAAGCAAATTGGAAACACCAAGGGGTCATTCATCATCAAGTTCACTCACTTTTTTTAATGCCACAATGAGATAAACCTATCACCAATCCAAAGTATCAAAAATGATCCAAATGATCAATTAATGATAAGTTTGAAATGATAAAGGTTCATACAATCAAAACATAATCCAAAAGACTTTTCAGATTGATGAAGAATTAATCACCTTAACATGATTCAAGTCAACAGAAAGTCAAACCAAAAAGATGAAGAAACgcattaaaaacaattttaaaagatttaaaagggttttaaatggaaaataaaagagaaaatgaaaaaaaatgcatCAAATCATCAAATAAATGTCCAAGAAAATTTGAGAAAGTAAAAAATATTCCACACAAATTGGTCTCAAATGTTGGACtaaaaaaagtttgaaaatgattaaaataaaattgtttaaaataaattaaaataaaatttaaagaaaataacaaaaaaaatgctaaaaatcatttttaaattttgaaaaaaaaacatatgtggcagcaaataattttatgaattatGAAAAGATGAAGGGATTAAAAAAGTTTTAGGAGCTATTTTTActgaattaaaatagaaaaaagaaaattaaaattcaacGGATAGCTAGGTGCCAGTGCACTATTGGTTGGAATTCAAATTTGGCACCAAAATGTGCGAAGCTCagcttcgtcttcaacctctagccaAAATTACAGATCCTTGAACTCTGAGTTTCAAGCTCAAACACCTCAGCTTAAGCTTATACTCATGTCATCGTTCTCATCTCTCTTCAtcagagccattgattcactctGAGTAGAGAGAATGTGGAAAAATTAAATACACAGAAAATCTAGAAGCTTCAAAGTAAAATTAAATATTGTAGGTGATGAATAAATTCCAAGTGAGTGAGGGCTTTCACTCTAAAAATCAAGAAGAAAAGAGTGGTAACTTGCTTGTTGTGAAATGGAAGTTG is part of the Vicia villosa cultivar HV-30 ecotype Madison, WI linkage group LG2, Vvil1.0, whole genome shotgun sequence genome and encodes:
- the LOC131647932 gene encoding phosphatidylinositol N-acetylglucosaminyltransferase subunit P-like, yielding MESPQSVNSPRRTLSLSRQRRATVSFLDSDNNNNSASGLSADHGPKPSEVYGFVGSITTVVATVIFLVWAYVPESWLHFIGISYYPSRYWALAVPTYVMVTIVLMLAFYIGLNFMSTPSPASINTVYDEFSRDPLSHDFSEEGDEKPIDPISDIGIDRINDAMFSNSA
- the LOC131653583 gene encoding uncharacterized protein LOC131653583, encoding MQALKQSIRRRSYLRVSISPSIPTTQPDNLHHSLPSHHLSRLTPKRFLDWPQFSNKEEIAKERARINDEMKRGYVADLAEIKQHGGKVSVANKVIIPAMSAVKFPDIKVSFPDGKTMKLPIRISDTAVDSDKSSVPKASLVCLSFRGYSEKMIDSWSVPFSKTFSNSKDVHLYKVSFIDSWFLCLPPIKHFLLWTIKKPNQNENKDTLEGKMVYSFGDHYYFRKELNLENLLTGYVFLLDNFGRIRWQGFGMATEDEVSSLLSCTSLLLDS